In Streptococcus parapneumoniae, the genomic stretch AAATCCAAGATATCACAGAAGGTTTGATTGCGCGCGTCATGAAGGAAACAAAAGGCATTGAAGTCACTCTGCCTTTCCCTCGTATGAAATACGATGATGCGATGGCTCTTTACGGTTCTGACAAGCCAGATACCCGTTTTGACATGTTGCTTCAGGACTTGACAGAAGTGGTCAAAGGTGTAGACTTTAAAGTCTTTTCAGAAGCACCTGCTGTAAAAGCAATTGTAGTCAAAGGCGCTGCGGACAACTATTCACGTAAAGACATCGACAAGATGACAGAAGTAGCCAAACAATATGGTGCCAAAGGCCTTGCTTGGGTCAAGGTGGTTGATGGAGAATTAAACGGACCAGTTGCCAAGTTCTTGACAGGCATCCAAGCAGAATTGACAACAGCGCTTGCTCTTGAAGATAAGGACTTGGTTCTCTTTGTGGCGGATACGCTTGAGGTAGCAAATGCAACGCTTGGTGCCCTGCGTGGACGTATCGCCAAAGAGCTTGGTTTGATTGATAACGATAAATTCAACTTCCTTTGGGTGGTTGACTGGCCAATGTTTGAATGGTCTGAAGAAGAAGGTCGCTACATGAGCGCCCACCATCCGTTCACCCTTCCACAGGAGGAGACTACTCATGAATTAGAAGGTGATTTGGCTGAGGTTCGTGCCATTGCTTACGATATTGTCTTGAACGGCTATGAGCTTGGTGGTGGTAGCCTTCGTATCAATCAAAAAGACCTTCAAGAACGTATGTTCAAGGCTCTTGGTTTCTCAGCCGAAGAAGCCAATGACCAGTTTGGCTTCCTTCTTGAAGCCATGGACTATGGTTTCCCACCACACGGTGGTTTGGCTATCGGGCTTGACCGATTTGTCATGCTCTTAGCAGGAGAAGAAAATATCCGTGAAGTTATTGCCTTTCCTAAGAACAACAAGGCAAGTGACCCAATGACACAAGCTCCTTCAACAGTCGCTCTCAAACAACTAGAGGAACTCAGCTTACAAGTAGAAGAAGATGAAACAAGCAAAACGAATTAAGCGGTGGCGCTATTATCTGCGCCGCTTTGCTTATCAGATAAAAATTTTACGTGTCTTACAAAGCATCTCTCGGGAAAAATATGATGAGAAGATTTCAGCTTCTCTGGTCTA encodes the following:
- the aspS gene encoding aspartate--tRNA ligase, with the translated sequence MKRSMYAGRVREEHIGQEITLKGWVGRRRDLGGLIFIDLRDREGIMQLVINPEKVSAEVMATAESLRSEFVIEVTGQVAAREQANDKLPTGAVELNVTALTVLNTAKTTPFEIKDGIEANDDTRLRYRYLDLRRPEMLENLKLRAKVTHSIRNYLDELEFIDVETPFLSKSTPEGARDYLVPSRVNKGHFYALPQSPQITKQLLMNAGFDRYYQIVKCFRDEDLRGDRQPEFTQVDLETSFLTEQEIQDITEGLIARVMKETKGIEVTLPFPRMKYDDAMALYGSDKPDTRFDMLLQDLTEVVKGVDFKVFSEAPAVKAIVVKGAADNYSRKDIDKMTEVAKQYGAKGLAWVKVVDGELNGPVAKFLTGIQAELTTALALEDKDLVLFVADTLEVANATLGALRGRIAKELGLIDNDKFNFLWVVDWPMFEWSEEEGRYMSAHHPFTLPQEETTHELEGDLAEVRAIAYDIVLNGYELGGGSLRINQKDLQERMFKALGFSAEEANDQFGFLLEAMDYGFPPHGGLAIGLDRFVMLLAGEENIREVIAFPKNNKASDPMTQAPSTVALKQLEELSLQVEEDETSKTN